The DNA window TAGATGTTTAACCCAAAAGGTCTTGCCCTGGCCCACGGTGGGAAGCAGACACTGCCCTTCCaccctgcttccctccccaAAATCCTTTCCCACTTGCAGCCCTCCCCCAGACATCTTCATGGTGGAATTGGACACGCCGGCTTCTCCGCATCATTCCCACCCCACGCGCTCAGGGCCGAGCCGGGCCAGGGCTCTCctcaccagcagctgctccccgATGCGCAGCCTCTCGGCGTGGATCTCCCGCAGGCTCTTCTTCCCCAGCGCCTTGGTCATGGCGTTCTGCGCCGTCATGCGGGTGGCCGCCACGAGGTCCTTCACCACCAGCACGGACAGCACCGGGTCCCACACGCGGAACTGGACGTCGGCACCCATGGAGATCACCGCGCCGTCCTTGGAGATCAGCTGGGCACAGGGACTCAGgatctctccccttccccaccccataGCCCAGCCCAAGAGCCCGAGAGCCAGGAACCGGCTCTAGATCCCTTTAATAAGAGGGTGATAAGGGACAAACCCAACCCAAATGGTGATGTTTGGGCTAATCCGAATATCAAAGCCAGCTTCCAGCTGTTATTAGGAGACATCTGGATAGGGGTTGATGTCTTTGAGATGTTCAACATGCGTTGAACAAGGTGTGCAAGGTCAAAGGGAGCTttccagccccaggcagggtAGGGATCCTGGGTGGGGATCCCCATGATTCCCCTCACGAGGGTGGAGAAAATGAACGCTGTGGGCAGCACAACGTGAAAACCCAGCCTCTCCGGGTGTTTTGGGGATGTCTCGAGGGCAGCTCACCTTGCAGGGGGGCACGTTGAAGGCCCTGGTCCTCAGGTCCACACGCTGCCAATGATCAatgaagggcagcagcaggaccacgCCGGGTCCCTGCGGTGCCCGGATGCGGCCCAGGCGGAAAATGATCATTCGCTCGTAGGCGGGCACGATCTGGGAAGGGAAAATGTGGACCAGGGCAGAAGGACAAACCCAGGCCGTGCCAGGAACTAGTTGTGCACCCTGCAGAGGACGGGTCACCACCCCGCTCCTTACCTTCAAGGCGAACCAGCCCGAGATGGGGAAGGTGATGACCATCAGCAGGaagaccagggaggtgatgatGCCGTGGCAGATCCAGGACAGCCAGCCCTGGGAGGACTCtgaggggggcagcaggggatgTGCACCCGCTCCGAcacccccttccccaccagCACACCCCAGCCGTGCCTCTCCCTACACcccaggggaggcagcagcgtGAGGGCAGCCAGACAGCCAGAGCGACACCCTACAGAGAAACCCCAATATACAGGAAGGCAGCACCTCCCCTCTAAGCTCTGGGCTCACCTGCACCATTCCCAGCAGGTCCCAGGGGGTCCTGCTTGGCCCCAAAGGAGAAGAAGCCCTTCTGGGCACCGTAGAGCCCGATGCTGGACTGCTGGAAGCGGTCGAAATCCCCCAGGGGCAGAGCCTGGTACCCCGAGCGGCTGAACAtcgcgccgccccgccgcgcggCCAGAGAGGCAGcgagaaaaaaagaaaacaaaacaaaacccccaaacagccctgctgctgcaccgGAGGGCGGCTGCtcaaataaagcaatttttgctgtgttttcctagCCGGGGCCCCAGCCGGGCTGGGGGCCAGGGACTTGCCATCCTCCTGGTGACCCCCAGGCTGCGGCGAGGATGAGGATGCTGCGGCGGCGAGGAAGGAGGGAGCTCCCGGCGCTTCCTGGTCCGCACGTCATGTGGCTGCTGACGGCACCGCACCGAAAGGCTCTTGGCTGGGTGAGCTTTTCCGGGGGGCCCTGCTCAGGAACTGCTCCGGCAGCCGCGGGAAGGAGCGGGTCCTCCACCGAGCTCACGCCTCGGGGGGCTCCAGAGGGTCCCCGGCCCCACAGGGTGCCCTGACCCCATAAAAACCAAGCAGAGGGAtttttcccagcagctcctgctccagcgCGGCCTTCCCCTGCCGCCGAAACGCCGCTCCTCCAGCTCGGCAGCCGGCAAAGGGAGGTGGGGACCCTGCGAGGAGCAGCACTGAGAGCAGCGGGGTCACTTTTAAGCCCCCCTGGCTGAagcgggggccgggggcacaGGCCTAAAGGCAGCGGCAGCCAGACAGTCACAGGGATCCTACAAAGCAGCTGAGCCCTCCGATCCCATACTGCCAGCATCCCCCAGGTACCAGCATCCCCCCATAACAGCACCCCCTGGGTACCAGCATCCCCCAAACCAGCACCCCCCCATAACAACACCCCCCCCTACACCCGATATTTCCCCCAAAACCAGCACCCCAAAGTgcagcgcggggctggggggttgGCAGGGGCGGGGGGCCACGCGCGGGTGGGATAGGGGGGACCCCACGCGTGACCCCAttccctccccctgcagcccgccCCTTGGCACCGCGCCCTCCTCCCGccatccctccttcctcccccagctcctcctcctcctcctcctcctcccccggcTGCCCGGAGAAACGAAAGTGGGAGCCCTCGGccaggccccccccccgccaccctcATGCCCGGCAGCCCCGAAGCCCCCCGGCCCTCCGGGACCCCCGACGGTAAGTGGGTGTCTGGGGAGGGTCCTCGCCGCTTTGCAGGGGGGGcagaagggctggggggggcacagcgGGGACCCCCCACGCAAAGGTAGCAGCAGGTGGggtggagggagaggggggcaCAGCCGGGGTGCTAAACTGCTGCGTGGGGTGGGTAAAGGGGTAAAGGGGGGGGAGAAATAAGGGGGGGCACCCTGCTTTATTATGGGACTCGCtggtgggctggggagggctgtgGGGGACTTTTGGGGACAGGGCTGGTTGGCACAAAGGGGttcaaccccccccccgccaccaaTTCCCCTCCGACTTccaaaagctggaaaagcaaaagtgaaagaaaaatggctttgaGCACATGATCGGATCTTCCCATCCCCAAATCCCTGCCTGATCCGCCCTGTTCCTCTGCGCCCACagccggccccgctgcccccacaGAGCCGCCTGCCCCCATGGAGCCGGCACCCCCCCAGCCgccggaggaggaggatttCCAGTTCGTCCTCTGCGAGGGCTGCCGGCAGGAATCGCCCAGCCTCAAGCTCCTCACCTGCCTGCACACCCTGTGCCTGGGCTGCCTGAGCGAGAACAAGCCCGTGGGGCAGTGCCCCGTGTGCCAGGCGGCCATCCCGCAGGCCAACGGCATCCCCGACGTGGACAACGTGCTCTTCGCCAGCCTGCAGGCCAGGCTCCGCGTCTACCGCAGGATCGTCGgcggggtgctgagctgcagccgCTGCCGGAGGGAGCCGGCGGCCGTCTGGTGCTCCGAGTGCGAGGAGTTCCTGTGCCCGGGCTGCTTTGAGGACCACCAGTGGTTCTTCAAGAAGAGGAGCCACGAGGCCAGGAAGGTGGAGGAGCTGCGGGCCGAGTCGGCGCATCGCTTCCTGGAGGGCACCAAGAAGTCCTGCACCCTCTTCTGCTCCAGTCCCGGCCACACCGAGCAGGGCCACATCACCAGGTCAGCGTGGGGATGCGTccccggggctgtccccaaGCTGGGGACTCGGGGCTGcgccaggctgcagggctgggaccaCGCTTGGGGGCTTGGGAGGGACCCTAAGGCTCACCCCGGTGGGCCACCTCCTGGAGCAGGCCGCCCAAAGCCCCATCTGattttccagggatggggcatccacagcttccgTGGGCAACTTTTGGAGACCCTTTGGGCCCGTTGTAacatcccagagctgcagcagggtgcGGTGTGGGGCGCGGGTCCCCAGGAGGAGGCACCAAAGCAGCCCCCCAGctcgtgcctcagtttcccctcttGCTAAAACACCGCTGAACACCCCCGGCTGAAACTCGCTCCTTCCCCTCGCAGCATCTACTGCAAGAAATGTGAGAAGCCGCTGTGCTGCTCATGCGCCCTGCTGGACACCCAGCACTCGCCTTTCTACTGCGACATCCGCGCCGAGATCCAGCGGCggcaggaggagctggcggCCGCCGGCCGGGAGCTGGCGCGCCGGCGGGGCGGCTTCGAGGCGTCGCGCGCGGCGCTGCAGGAGGAGGCCGCCCGGCTGGAGGCGGCGAGCGGCGAGACGCGGGAGCTGATCCGGCAGCGCGTGGAGCAGCTGGTGCGGCTGGTGCGGCGCGAGGAGGacgagctgctggggctggtggagcGGCGGCAGGAGCAGGGCCGGCGGGAGCTGGCGGGGGAGCTGCGGCGCGTGGAGGGCGTGCTGCGGCGGATGGAGGCGGGCGAGCGGCTGGTGGAGAAGATGAGGCTGTACGCCACGGAGCAGGAGGTGATGGACATGCAGCCCTTCGTCAAGGAGGCGCTGCGGGAGCTGCAGCGgctgcggccggcggcggccgggggccaAGCGCAGCACGTGGACTTCGCCGAGTGCCGCGCCAGGCTGCAGGCGCTGGCCGAGTGCGTCGAGGGGCGCGCAGGTGAGGATTTTGTGCCAGGGATGGAAGCAGGTGGTCGTCGTCCGCCTCTCTGCCCAAAGGCAGTCTCGTAGGGCGCTCGGCCATCCCAAAGGGAAGGttggggagcagagcagcagcctctgggaAGGCGCTGCAGGGGCCGTGCCACAGTGCTGCTCTCTGTGTTGCAGGTACCTCTTCCCAGGCTGTCCCCGTGGTCGAGGTGGCCCTGGAGAATGACCAGGTGAGACAGGCATGGTACATCCCGGTGCCACCTGGGGAGGGCTCCTGCATCAGCCGAAGCTTGCCACCCCCATCTTTGCAAGCCTTCCCCATCCTATATCACCCATTTCTTagccaacaagaaaaaaaacagggattTTTCCCCCATGAAGCTGCTTGTCGCTGTCACAGtcacctccctgtccccagccagcagcgCCTGTCCCTAACCCTGCTAACAAGCAGCTCCAGCAAAAGCCTTGGCCCtgccgtgcctcagtttcccctcccCCCATCCCCCACGGCTCTGCCCACTGCTCAGGGCCACCCTGGTCCCGCAGAGAGGTGTGTGGCTCCCAGGACCCCTTAACCATCGCTCCTCGCTCTCTTTGCAGCAAGAGGAGCCCACCCAGCGTGGGAGCC is part of the Cygnus atratus isolate AKBS03 ecotype Queensland, Australia chromosome 11, CAtr_DNAZoo_HiC_assembly, whole genome shotgun sequence genome and encodes:
- the PML gene encoding protein PML isoform X1; translated protein: MPGSPEAPRPSGTPDAGPAAPTEPPAPMEPAPPQPPEEEDFQFVLCEGCRQESPSLKLLTCLHTLCLGCLSENKPVGQCPVCQAAIPQANGIPDVDNVLFASLQARLRVYRRIVGGVLSCSRCRREPAAVWCSECEEFLCPGCFEDHQWFFKKRSHEARKVEELRAESAHRFLEGTKKSCTLFCSSPGHTEQGHITSIYCKKCEKPLCCSCALLDTQHSPFYCDIRAEIQRRQEELAAAGRELARRRGGFEASRAALQEEAARLEAASGETRELIRQRVEQLVRLVRREEDELLGLVERRQEQGRRELAGELRRVEGVLRRMEAGERLVEKMRLYATEQEVMDMQPFVKEALRELQRLRPAAAGGQAQHVDFAECRARLQALAECVEGRAGTSSQAVPVVEVALENDQQEEPTQRGSPGIVPTFTISLGDMRVSTLPPATVRSKRWWPQVERGSQVSPKVLKLEHNTTAASSEPSSTQKDGRGEPSTSTTSHNRSSVPKAGRSRTDDAEDTSIIICSSEDSEEDTVVSVTPDLPPC
- the PML gene encoding protein PML isoform X2 — translated: MEPAPPQPPEEEDFQFVLCEGCRQESPSLKLLTCLHTLCLGCLSENKPVGQCPVCQAAIPQANGIPDVDNVLFASLQARLRVYRRIVGGVLSCSRCRREPAAVWCSECEEFLCPGCFEDHQWFFKKRSHEARKVEELRAESAHRFLEGTKKSCTLFCSSPGHTEQGHITSIYCKKCEKPLCCSCALLDTQHSPFYCDIRAEIQRRQEELAAAGRELARRRGGFEASRAALQEEAARLEAASGETRELIRQRVEQLVRLVRREEDELLGLVERRQEQGRRELAGELRRVEGVLRRMEAGERLVEKMRLYATEQEVMDMQPFVKEALRELQRLRPAAAGGQAQHVDFAECRARLQALAECVEGRAGTSSQAVPVVEVALENDQQEEPTQRGSPGIVPTFTISLGDMRVSTLPPATVRSKRWWPQVERGSQVSPKVLKLEHNTTAASSEPSSTQKDGRGEPSTSTTSHNRSSVPKAGRSRTDDAEDTSIIICSSEDSEEDTVVSVTPDLPPC